The Azospirillum baldaniorum genome contains a region encoding:
- a CDS encoding HEPN domain-containing protein: MSPEAAGYLDKARQCLGYARINLTVDLGNDAGRNAYLAAFHAAQSLIFERTGKVAKTHQGVHAEFTRLTKDDPRLPTEVRRFLAQAYNLKAVADYELGPDSILPLERAAKALADAEAFVDGITSLLVPSAEHRE; this comes from the coding sequence GTGAGTCCGGAAGCCGCTGGTTATCTGGACAAAGCCCGTCAGTGCCTTGGCTATGCCCGCATCAATCTGACGGTCGATTTGGGCAACGACGCAGGCCGCAATGCCTACCTCGCGGCCTTCCACGCGGCACAGTCCCTGATCTTCGAACGAACCGGGAAAGTCGCGAAAACTCACCAGGGGGTTCACGCCGAGTTCACCCGGCTGACCAAGGACGACCCCCGCCTTCCCACGGAGGTTCGTCGCTTCCTGGCTCAAGCCTACAACCTGAAGGCTGTGGCCGATTACGAGCTTGGTCCGGATTCCATTCTCCCGCTGGAGCGGGCGGCGAAGGCCTTGGCCGACGCCGAAGCCTTCGTCGACGGCATCACAAGCCTTCTTGTTCCTTCCGCGGAACATCGGGAATAG
- a CDS encoding alpha-amylase family protein — translation MIKDLWYKNAVIYNLSVGTFMDANGDGIGDFQGLQRRLDYLQGLGVTCLWLGPFQPSPMRDHGYDVADYYNVDPRYGTLGDFVEFSHACKQRGIRVIIDLVVNHTSDQHPWFQAARKDPDSPYRDWYVWSDKKPDDADQGVVFPGVQKTTWSWDKEARAYYFHRFYEFQPDLNTANPEVQAELLKVMGFWIELGVSGFRMDAVPFVIATKGPDVKKPKQQFDMLRTFREFVQWRCGDAVLLAEANVLPTVDQEYFGDDGDRMQMVFNFQVNQNLFYALATADTRPLAKALDVTRVPRPSTNQWGLFLRNHDELDLGRLTEAQRKRVFDAFGPDKDMQLYDRGIRRRLAPMLRGDRRWLELAYSLLFTLPGTPVLRYGDEIGMGDDLSLPERECARTPMQWSDEPQGGFTKADDPVHPVISGGAYGYERINAAHQRRDPSALLNWTERIIRMRKECPEIGWGDFQVLPTGSNAVLAIRYDWRNNSVLVVHNLDDRPHEIALAVDGTGESPRLVNLLAEDHNDPEEDGRHRLVLEPYGYRWYRLGGLDYLLRRTEGPVGGAKRS, via the coding sequence ATGATCAAGGATCTCTGGTACAAGAACGCGGTCATCTACAACCTGTCGGTCGGCACCTTCATGGACGCCAACGGCGACGGGATCGGCGATTTCCAGGGCTTGCAGCGCCGGCTGGACTATTTGCAGGGGCTGGGCGTGACCTGCCTCTGGCTGGGGCCGTTCCAACCGTCGCCGATGCGTGACCACGGTTACGACGTGGCCGACTACTACAATGTCGATCCGCGCTACGGCACGCTGGGCGACTTCGTGGAGTTCAGCCACGCCTGCAAGCAGCGCGGCATCCGCGTCATCATCGACCTCGTGGTCAATCACACCTCGGACCAGCACCCCTGGTTCCAGGCGGCGCGCAAGGACCCGGACTCCCCCTACCGGGACTGGTACGTGTGGTCGGACAAAAAGCCGGACGACGCCGACCAGGGCGTCGTCTTTCCCGGCGTGCAGAAGACGACCTGGAGCTGGGACAAGGAGGCCCGCGCCTATTACTTCCACCGCTTCTACGAGTTCCAGCCGGACCTGAACACCGCCAACCCGGAGGTGCAGGCCGAGCTGCTGAAGGTGATGGGCTTCTGGATCGAGCTGGGCGTGTCGGGCTTCCGCATGGACGCCGTGCCCTTCGTCATCGCGACCAAGGGGCCGGACGTGAAGAAACCCAAGCAGCAGTTCGACATGCTCCGCACTTTCCGGGAGTTCGTGCAGTGGCGGTGCGGCGACGCGGTGCTGCTGGCCGAGGCCAACGTGCTGCCGACCGTCGACCAGGAGTATTTCGGCGACGACGGCGACCGCATGCAGATGGTCTTCAATTTCCAGGTCAACCAGAATCTGTTCTACGCGCTGGCGACGGCGGACACGCGGCCGCTGGCCAAGGCGCTGGACGTCACCCGGGTGCCGCGTCCCAGCACCAACCAGTGGGGCCTGTTCCTGCGCAACCACGACGAGCTGGACCTCGGGCGCCTGACCGAGGCGCAGCGCAAGCGCGTCTTCGACGCCTTTGGGCCGGACAAGGACATGCAGCTCTACGACCGCGGCATCCGGCGGCGGCTCGCCCCGATGCTGCGCGGCGACCGGCGCTGGCTGGAACTGGCCTACAGCCTGCTGTTCACTCTGCCCGGCACGCCGGTCCTGCGCTACGGCGACGAGATCGGCATGGGCGACGACCTGTCCCTGCCGGAGCGCGAGTGCGCCCGCACCCCCATGCAGTGGTCGGACGAGCCGCAGGGTGGCTTCACCAAGGCGGACGACCCCGTGCACCCGGTCATCAGCGGCGGCGCCTACGGCTATGAGCGGATCAACGCCGCCCACCAGCGCCGCGACCCTTCGGCCCTGCTGAACTGGACCGAGCGCATCATCCGCATGCGCAAGGAATGCCCGGAAATCGGCTGGGGCGACTTCCAGGTGCTGCCCACCGGATCGAACGCGGTGCTGGCGATCCGCTACGACTGGCGCAACAACTCCGTGCTCGTCGTGCACAACCTTGATGACCGTCCCCACGAGATCGCGTTGGCGGTCGATGGCACGGGAGAATCGCCGCGGCTGGTCAATCTGCTGGCCGAGGACCACAACGACCCCGAGGAGGACGGGCGGCATCGCCTGGTGCTGGAGCCGTACGGCTACCGCTGGTACCGGCTGGGCGGGCTGGACTATCTGCTGCGCCGGACGGAGGGGCCGGTGGGCGGGGCGAAGCGGTCTTGA
- the ribB gene encoding 3,4-dihydroxy-2-butanone-4-phosphate synthase: protein MNQTFVGNPRSTTSSTGLLDRFGTAEERVRRAVDAIRQGGGVVVVDDEDRENEGDVIYAAETITAEQMALLIREGSGIVCLILTDADARRLDLPPMVGSNTARFGTAFTVSIEAREGVTTGVSAADRVTTIRTAIADGCRPEDLARPGHVFPIRAHAGGLAARRGHTEATIELTTQAGRRSAGVLCEVMNPDGTMARLPELVAFAERHGMPMVSIEDLVGAMRLRAAA from the coding sequence ATGAATCAGACCTTTGTCGGCAACCCTCGTTCCACCACGTCCTCCACCGGCCTTCTCGACCGCTTCGGCACCGCCGAGGAGCGGGTGAGGCGCGCCGTGGACGCCATCCGCCAGGGTGGCGGGGTGGTCGTCGTCGATGACGAGGACCGCGAGAACGAAGGCGACGTGATCTACGCCGCCGAAACCATCACCGCCGAACAGATGGCCCTGCTGATCCGCGAAGGGTCGGGGATCGTCTGCCTGATCCTGACCGACGCCGACGCGCGCCGCCTCGACCTGCCGCCCATGGTCGGCAGCAACACGGCGCGCTTCGGCACCGCCTTCACCGTCTCCATCGAGGCGCGGGAGGGCGTGACGACGGGCGTGTCGGCGGCGGACCGGGTGACCACCATCCGCACCGCCATCGCCGACGGCTGCCGGCCGGAGGATCTCGCCCGGCCGGGCCACGTCTTCCCGATCCGCGCCCACGCCGGGGGACTGGCGGCGCGGCGCGGCCACACCGAGGCGACCATCGAGCTGACCACCCAGGCCGGGCGCCGTTCGGCGGGGGTGCTGTGCGAGGTGATGAACCCCGACGGCACGATGGCCCGCCTGCCCGAACTGGTCGCCTTCGCCGAGCGTCACGGCATGCCGATGGTGAGCATCGAGGATCTGGTCGGGGCGATGCGCTTGCGCGCTGCCGCCTGA
- a CDS encoding calcium-binding protein, which translates to MKRAMRQTAAQNGTAQNSATQTTTTQAVSYSYGNNAGTLAAAPAAPVPTSFAPVTINYAETRADGGFGWDVKYDLAFDGTAFTVQTRIHLTGDDAGALKQVWEQGIEGIWSDKYSLSDGTSSYAIRFDVQFVAAGNQHYNVNVSNSYGRCDMLNWCTQTDWGPDYQDELAAHEFGHMIGAFDEYAGGATYGNFAATGTIMSDLTPTLRPNYMNSIDYYAEQFTGKTFQIVEIPKNLTLTGNTWADSLYGGAGNDTLSGLSGNDQLFGGAGNDLLWGDAGNDTLRGQAGNDALHGGSGADLLMGDEGNDTLWGDAGNDTLWGGSGADLFVFTRGGGQDRIADFSRTQNDRIQIASNMTYRLGSDGSGSALLDFGGGDRLTLAGIAPNQVTSAFFTYG; encoded by the coding sequence ATGAAGCGTGCCATGCGCCAGACCGCCGCCCAGAACGGCACCGCCCAGAACAGTGCCACCCAGACCACCACGACGCAGGCCGTCAGCTACAGCTACGGGAACAACGCCGGCACCCTGGCGGCGGCTCCCGCGGCGCCGGTTCCCACCAGCTTCGCCCCGGTGACCATCAACTACGCGGAGACGCGGGCGGACGGCGGGTTCGGCTGGGACGTGAAGTACGACCTCGCCTTCGACGGCACGGCCTTCACCGTGCAGACCCGCATCCACCTGACCGGCGACGACGCCGGCGCGCTGAAGCAGGTCTGGGAGCAGGGGATCGAGGGGATCTGGAGCGACAAGTACAGCCTGTCGGACGGCACCAGCAGCTACGCCATCCGCTTCGACGTGCAGTTCGTGGCGGCCGGGAACCAGCATTACAACGTGAACGTCAGCAACAGCTACGGGCGCTGCGACATGCTGAACTGGTGCACCCAGACCGACTGGGGCCCCGATTACCAGGACGAGCTGGCGGCCCACGAATTCGGCCACATGATCGGCGCCTTCGACGAGTATGCGGGCGGGGCCACCTACGGCAACTTCGCCGCCACCGGCACCATCATGTCGGACCTGACCCCGACGCTGCGCCCCAACTACATGAACTCCATCGATTATTACGCCGAGCAGTTCACCGGCAAGACCTTCCAGATCGTGGAGATCCCGAAGAACCTGACGCTGACCGGCAACACGTGGGCCGACAGCCTCTATGGCGGGGCGGGCAACGACACGCTGAGCGGGCTCAGCGGCAACGACCAGCTCTTCGGTGGCGCCGGCAACGACCTGCTGTGGGGCGACGCCGGCAACGACACGCTGCGCGGACAGGCCGGCAACGACGCGCTCCATGGCGGCTCGGGCGCCGATCTGCTGATGGGGGACGAGGGGAACGACACGCTGTGGGGCGATGCCGGCAACGACACGCTGTGGGGCGGCTCGGGGGCGGACCTGTTCGTCTTCACGCGCGGCGGCGGTCAGGACCGCATCGCCGATTTCAGCCGCACGCAGAACGACCGCATTCAGATCGCCTCCAACATGACCTACCGGCTGGGATCGGACGGCAGCGGCAGCGCACTGCTCGACTTCGGCGGCGGCGACCGGCTGACCCTGGCCGGCATCGCTCCGAATCAGGTCACCTCGGCCTTCTTCACCTACGGCTGA
- the xseA gene encoding exodeoxyribonuclease VII large subunit, which translates to MTSPLIAPEPRPGSNLPEFSVGDLARRLKRSIEEEFGFVRVRGEISQPKRHSSGHCYLRLKDDTAVIEAVCWRGTASKLAVQPAEGLEVIVTGRMTTYPGRSQYQLIIESMELAGEGALLKMLEERKKRLAAEGLFDAGRKKPIPFLPDVIGVVTSPTGAVIRDILHRLHDRFPRRVLLWPVAVQGERAAAEVTAAIDGFNRIPPGGPVPRPDLLIVARGGGSLEDLMAFNEENVVRAAAASRIPLISAVGHETDTTLIDFASDRRAPTPTAAAEMAVPVRAELLAQVLDDERRMVGAATRLLAERRTRVEGLARGLGDPRALLESHAQRLDDRAERLALAAASLLDRRRTRLNELGAALRHPREKLAEAGQRLASESRALDGALRHAVVAARGQYERVSGRLTLGPIRVKFGDGSRRLSDLTPRLGRSYGKAVEERAARLTAVGKLLESYSYKGVLERGFALVQSGDGKPLTRAAQATPGLAVSLVFADGQAAATVDGGPRVDAPPATAPEPKPKATKAKPEPKKPQRPPVQGSLF; encoded by the coding sequence ATGACCTCTCCGCTGATCGCCCCCGAGCCGCGTCCCGGCTCGAACCTTCCGGAATTCTCGGTGGGCGACCTCGCCCGGCGCCTGAAGCGCAGCATCGAGGAGGAGTTCGGCTTCGTCCGCGTGCGCGGCGAGATCTCCCAGCCCAAGCGCCACAGCTCCGGCCACTGCTACCTGCGTCTGAAGGACGACACGGCGGTGATCGAGGCGGTGTGCTGGCGCGGCACCGCGTCGAAGCTGGCCGTCCAGCCGGCGGAGGGGCTGGAGGTCATCGTCACCGGGCGCATGACGACCTACCCCGGACGCTCGCAATACCAGCTCATCATCGAGTCGATGGAGCTGGCCGGCGAGGGCGCCCTGCTGAAGATGCTGGAGGAGCGCAAGAAGCGCCTCGCGGCGGAGGGGCTGTTCGACGCCGGGCGCAAGAAGCCCATCCCCTTCCTGCCCGACGTGATCGGCGTCGTCACCTCGCCCACCGGGGCGGTCATCCGCGACATCCTGCACCGGCTGCACGACCGTTTCCCGCGCCGGGTTCTGCTCTGGCCGGTCGCCGTCCAGGGCGAGCGGGCGGCGGCGGAGGTCACCGCGGCGATCGACGGCTTCAACCGCATCCCGCCCGGCGGGCCGGTGCCGCGCCCGGATCTGCTGATCGTGGCGCGCGGCGGCGGCTCGCTGGAGGACCTGATGGCCTTCAATGAGGAGAACGTCGTCCGCGCGGCGGCGGCCAGCCGCATTCCATTGATCTCGGCGGTCGGGCACGAGACGGACACCACCCTGATCGACTTCGCGTCCGACCGCCGCGCCCCCACCCCCACCGCGGCGGCGGAGATGGCCGTGCCGGTGCGGGCGGAACTGCTGGCCCAGGTGCTGGACGACGAGCGGCGCATGGTCGGGGCCGCCACCCGCCTGCTGGCCGAGCGGCGGACGCGGGTGGAGGGGCTGGCCCGCGGCCTCGGCGACCCACGCGCCCTGCTGGAAAGCCACGCCCAGCGGCTGGACGACCGGGCGGAGCGGCTGGCGCTGGCCGCCGCCTCGCTCCTCGACCGCCGCCGCACCCGCCTGAACGAACTGGGCGCGGCGCTGCGCCACCCGCGCGAGAAGCTGGCCGAGGCCGGGCAGCGGCTGGCGTCGGAGTCCCGCGCGCTCGACGGCGCGCTGCGCCACGCCGTCGTCGCGGCGCGCGGCCAGTATGAGCGGGTGAGCGGGCGGCTGACGCTCGGCCCGATCCGGGTGAAGTTCGGCGACGGCAGCCGGCGGTTGTCCGACCTGACGCCGCGTCTGGGCCGCAGCTACGGCAAGGCGGTGGAGGAGCGCGCGGCGAGACTGACGGCGGTGGGGAAGCTTCTGGAAAGCTATTCCTACAAGGGCGTCCTGGAGCGCGGCTTCGCCCTGGTGCAGTCCGGCGACGGCAAGCCGCTGACCAGAGCCGCCCAGGCCACGCCGGGTCTGGCGGTGTCGCTGGTCTTCGCCGATGGCCAAGCCGCCGCGACGGTGGACGGCGGGCCGCGGGTGGACGCGCCGCCCGCCACAGCGCCCGAGCCGAAGCCCAAGGCCACCAAGGCCAAGCCAGAGCCGAAGAAGCCGCAGCGCCCGCCGGTTCAGGGGAGTTTGTTCTGA
- the rsmD gene encoding 16S rRNA (guanine(966)-N(2))-methyltransferase RsmD — MRIVGGKHRGRRLAAPGGSDTRPTTDRTRESLFNILSHADWGPDGADLLEGAVVVDAFCGTGALGLEALSRGAAHVSFLDMGRAALDAVRANAAALGEGANAAVLRADATRPPPPPGCPCTLAFLDPPYGQDLAPRALAGLAKAGWLAPGAVLVVEVAGRDPLPLPPGFAELDERRYGDTRVQFLRYGVPQP, encoded by the coding sequence GTGCGGATCGTCGGCGGTAAGCACCGCGGGCGGCGGCTGGCCGCCCCGGGGGGGAGCGACACGCGGCCGACCACCGACCGAACCCGCGAATCCCTGTTCAACATCCTGTCCCACGCCGACTGGGGGCCCGACGGCGCCGACCTGCTGGAGGGCGCCGTGGTCGTGGACGCCTTCTGCGGAACCGGCGCCCTGGGGCTGGAGGCGCTGTCCCGCGGGGCCGCCCACGTCAGCTTCCTCGACATGGGCCGCGCCGCTCTGGACGCCGTGCGGGCCAACGCCGCGGCGTTGGGGGAGGGGGCGAACGCCGCGGTCCTGCGCGCCGACGCCACCCGTCCGCCGCCTCCGCCGGGCTGCCCCTGCACGCTGGCCTTCCTCGACCCGCCCTATGGCCAGGATCTGGCGCCGCGGGCGCTGGCCGGGCTGGCGAAGGCCGGCTGGCTGGCCCCCGGTGCCGTCCTGGTGGTCGAGGTCGCCGGGCGCGACCCGCTGCCCCTGCCGCCCGGCTTCGCGGAGCTGGACGAGCGCCGCTACGGCGACACCCGCGTCCAGTTCCTGCGGTACGGGGTGCCTCAGCCGTAG
- the purD gene encoding phosphoribosylamine--glycine ligase, translated as MKVLVVGSGGREHALCWAIQNSPLCDTLYCAPGNAGIADVAECVAVGAEDVDALVRFAQDKAIDFVVVGPEGPLVLGLVDKLTAIGIKAFGPSAAAAELEGSKGFMKDILAKYGVPTAAYGRFKDVEAAKDFVRKNGAPIVVKADGLAAGKGVTVARTEEEAFAAIDEALVEGRFGAAGAEVVVEEFLDGEEVSFFALCDGESALPLASAQDHKAVGDGDTGPNTGGMGAYSPAPALTPDLQARVMREIVEPTVKGMAAEGRPFKGVLFAGLMIGKDADGNPVPKTLEFNVRFGDPECQTLMMRLKSDALAALIAAADGQLKNIDLRWHDETALCVVMAANGYPGDYVKNTEIKGFDAANAVEGVTVFHAGTKLADGGRVLSTGGRVLGVTAKAPTVAEAQKRAYQGVDALDWPDGFCRRDIGWRAVGR; from the coding sequence ATGAAAGTCCTGGTGGTCGGGTCGGGTGGGCGCGAGCATGCGCTGTGCTGGGCCATTCAGAACTCGCCGCTGTGCGACACGCTCTACTGCGCGCCGGGCAACGCGGGCATCGCGGATGTGGCCGAATGCGTCGCCGTCGGCGCGGAGGACGTGGACGCCCTGGTCCGCTTCGCCCAGGACAAGGCCATCGACTTCGTGGTGGTCGGGCCGGAAGGGCCGCTGGTGCTCGGCCTCGTCGACAAGCTGACCGCCATCGGCATCAAGGCCTTCGGCCCCAGCGCCGCGGCGGCGGAGCTTGAGGGCTCCAAGGGTTTCATGAAGGACATCCTGGCCAAGTACGGCGTGCCGACCGCCGCCTACGGCCGCTTCAAGGACGTCGAGGCCGCCAAGGACTTCGTGCGCAAGAACGGCGCCCCCATCGTGGTCAAGGCCGACGGTCTGGCCGCCGGCAAGGGCGTGACCGTCGCCCGCACCGAGGAAGAAGCCTTCGCCGCCATCGACGAGGCTCTGGTCGAGGGCCGCTTCGGCGCCGCCGGGGCCGAGGTGGTGGTCGAGGAGTTCCTGGACGGCGAGGAGGTCAGCTTCTTCGCGCTGTGCGACGGCGAATCGGCGCTGCCGCTGGCCTCGGCCCAGGACCACAAGGCGGTGGGCGACGGCGACACCGGTCCGAACACCGGCGGCATGGGCGCCTACTCCCCGGCCCCGGCGCTGACCCCGGACCTCCAGGCCCGCGTGATGCGTGAGATCGTCGAGCCGACGGTCAAGGGCATGGCGGCGGAGGGTCGCCCCTTCAAGGGCGTGCTGTTCGCCGGCCTGATGATCGGCAAGGACGCTGACGGCAACCCGGTGCCGAAGACGCTGGAGTTCAACGTCCGCTTCGGCGACCCGGAATGCCAGACGCTGATGATGCGCCTGAAGTCCGACGCGCTGGCCGCCCTGATCGCGGCGGCGGACGGCCAGTTGAAGAACATCGACCTGCGCTGGCACGACGAGACGGCGCTGTGCGTCGTCATGGCGGCGAACGGCTATCCCGGCGACTACGTGAAGAACACCGAGATCAAGGGCTTCGACGCCGCCAACGCGGTGGAGGGCGTGACCGTCTTCCACGCTGGCACGAAGCTGGCGGACGGTGGGCGGGTGCTGTCCACCGGCGGGCGCGTCCTGGGCGTGACCGCCAAGGCCCCGACCGTGGCCGAGGCGCAGAAGCGCGCTTATCAAGGTGTCGACGCGCTGGATTGGCCGGACGGCTTCTGCCGCCGCGATATCGGCTGGCGGGCGGTGGGGCGCTGA
- a CDS encoding nucleotidyltransferase domain-containing protein translates to MASSDPILTRFRAALDRAYGDRVERVVLFGSRARGDARPDSDYDIAVFLKDMPDRWDEADRIADIASAVMEDAGVFIHAMPYRAGSYADRTPLMHEMRCEGRDL, encoded by the coding sequence ATGGCCAGTTCCGATCCCATCCTGACCCGATTCCGCGCCGCTCTCGACCGGGCCTACGGCGACCGAGTGGAGCGCGTCGTGCTGTTCGGATCGCGCGCCCGCGGCGATGCCCGGCCGGACTCCGATTACGACATCGCCGTGTTTCTGAAGGACATGCCGGATCGCTGGGACGAGGCTGACCGCATTGCGGACATCGCGTCCGCCGTCATGGAGGACGCCGGCGTCTTCATCCACGCGATGCCGTATCGAGCCGGTTCCTATGCCGACCGCACACCTCTGATGCACGAGATGCGCTGCGAAGGGCGTGACCTGTGA
- a CDS encoding dodecin, which produces MSNHVYKKVEIVGTAETTIDDAIRNGIERASKTLKNVDWFEVGEIRGHVSGGKVAHFQVVMKVGFRLEE; this is translated from the coding sequence ATGAGCAACCATGTCTACAAGAAGGTGGAAATCGTCGGCACCGCCGAGACCACCATCGACGACGCCATCCGCAACGGCATCGAGCGGGCGTCCAAGACGCTGAAGAACGTGGACTGGTTCGAGGTGGGCGAGATCCGCGGCCACGTCAGCGGTGGAAAGGTCGCCCACTTCCAGGTGGTGATGAAGGTCGGCTTCCGCCTCGAAGAATAA
- a CDS encoding nucleoside deaminase — translation MDIAFDEAEAAAARGEVPVGAVVVDPATGAVLARAGNRTEELNDPTAHAEVLAIRAACAALGEPRLPGLDLYVTLEPCALCAAAISFSRLRRVYFGAYDPKSGGVEHGPRFYHQPTCHHAPDVYGGIDETRAGAMLKAFFRGRR, via the coding sequence ATGGACATCGCCTTCGACGAGGCCGAAGCCGCCGCCGCCCGCGGGGAGGTGCCGGTGGGTGCCGTTGTGGTCGATCCGGCGACCGGCGCCGTGCTGGCCCGCGCCGGCAACCGGACCGAGGAGCTGAACGACCCCACCGCCCACGCCGAGGTGCTGGCGATCCGCGCCGCCTGCGCGGCCTTGGGCGAGCCGCGCCTGCCGGGGCTGGACCTGTACGTGACGCTGGAGCCCTGCGCGCTGTGCGCCGCGGCGATCAGCTTCTCCCGGCTGCGGCGGGTCTATTTCGGCGCCTACGACCCCAAGAGCGGCGGGGTGGAGCACGGCCCCCGCTTCTACCACCAACCCACCTGCCACCACGCCCCGGACGTCTACGGCGGCATCGACGAGACGCGGGCGGGGGCGATGCTGAAGGCGTTTTTCAGGGGGCGGCGTTGA
- a CDS encoding pseudouridine synthase, producing the protein MDTPDYEHSKAMPGAADADAGEPDAGERIAKRLARAGLCSRRDAERWITDGRVAVNGTTLDSPACVVRSGDVVQVDGKVIPEPEPARLWRYYKPSGLVTTARDEKGRTTVFERLPPDMPRVISVGRLDLTTEGLLLLTNDGELARFLELPATGWTRRYRVRVFGEVNEVKLAELAKGPTIEGVKYGPIEAVLDRIQGRNAWLTVSLKEGKNREIRKVMEALDLQVNRLIRVAYGPFQLGKLEESAVEEVPKRVVREQVSRFFTGADPAEDGKAKGAGKSSAAKAAKTESAGAEGAKGRSAAPAKASKPRDAKAGWAKAEPKAASDRRGPAKTASGGYASGKPAPNKPDGKPAGKPGTLTLKGGKPGGGGKPGPKPRGAGGAGGASGGGASGGRGPERTRADRRR; encoded by the coding sequence ATGGACACCCCCGATTACGAACATTCTAAAGCCATGCCCGGCGCCGCCGATGCGGACGCGGGCGAGCCCGATGCCGGCGAGCGCATCGCCAAGCGGCTGGCGCGCGCGGGCCTGTGCTCGCGCCGCGACGCCGAGCGCTGGATCACCGACGGCCGCGTCGCCGTCAACGGCACGACCCTGGACAGCCCGGCCTGCGTCGTGCGGTCCGGCGACGTCGTGCAGGTGGATGGCAAGGTCATCCCCGAGCCGGAGCCGGCGCGGCTGTGGCGCTATTACAAGCCGTCCGGGCTGGTCACCACCGCCCGCGACGAGAAGGGGCGCACCACCGTCTTCGAACGGCTGCCGCCGGACATGCCGCGCGTTATCTCGGTCGGTCGGCTCGACCTGACGACCGAAGGGCTGCTGCTGCTGACCAACGACGGCGAGCTGGCCCGCTTCCTGGAACTGCCGGCCACCGGCTGGACCCGCCGTTACCGCGTGCGCGTCTTCGGCGAGGTGAACGAGGTGAAGCTGGCCGAGCTGGCGAAGGGACCGACCATCGAGGGGGTGAAGTACGGTCCCATCGAAGCCGTCCTGGACCGCATCCAGGGCCGCAACGCCTGGCTGACCGTCAGCCTGAAGGAAGGCAAGAACCGCGAGATCCGCAAGGTGATGGAGGCGCTGGACCTCCAGGTGAACCGGCTGATCCGCGTCGCCTACGGCCCCTTCCAGCTCGGCAAGCTGGAGGAGAGCGCCGTCGAGGAGGTGCCGAAGCGCGTCGTGCGCGAGCAGGTGTCCCGATTCTTCACCGGCGCCGATCCGGCGGAGGATGGCAAGGCCAAGGGCGCCGGCAAGTCCTCTGCCGCCAAGGCCGCCAAGACTGAGAGTGCCGGCGCCGAAGGCGCCAAGGGCCGTTCCGCCGCTCCGGCGAAGGCATCCAAGCCGCGCGACGCCAAGGCCGGCTGGGCCAAGGCGGAGCCGAAGGCCGCGTCCGACCGGCGCGGCCCGGCCAAGACGGCCTCGGGCGGCTACGCTTCCGGCAAGCCCGCTCCCAACAAACCGGACGGCAAGCCGGCGGGCAAGCCCGGCACGCTGACGCTGAAGGGCGGAAAGCCCGGCGGCGGTGGGAAGCCGGGGCCGAAGCCGCGCGGCGCCGGTGGCGCTGGCGGCGCCTCGGGCGGTGGCGCGTCGGGTGGCCGGGGGCCGGAGCGGACCCGTGCGGATCGTCGGCGGTAA